Sequence from the uncultured Draconibacterium sp. genome:
AGACCATATTGCTGATTACCAGAGTTATTTTAATCGTGTTGATCTGGATTTGGGAGAAACCGAATCGGTTAATAAAATGACGGATGTAAGGGTGGAGGAATTTGCTACGGCAGACGATCCGCAATTAGTGGAGCTTTATTTTCAGTTTGGAAGGTACTTGCTTATTTCCTCGTCGCGCCCCGGTGGGCAACCCGCCAATTTGCAGGGGATATGGAACGACCAGTTAATGCCACCCTGGGACAGTAAATACACGGTAAACATTAATGCCGAGATGAATTACTGGCCATCGGAAATTACCAATCTGAGCGAATTAAATGAACCGCTGGTACAAATGGTGAAGGAATTGTCGGAAACCGGCAAAAAAACCGCTCAGGATATGTACGGCGCCAATGGCTGGGTACTGCACCATAATACCGATATCTGGCGTATTAACGGGCCAATTGACGGTGCTACCTGGGGCATGTGGCTAATGGGTGGTGCCTGGTTATCGCAGCATCTTTACGATAAATATGCTTTTAACGGAGATACAGAATACCTGAAAAGTGTTTATCCGGCCATAAAAGGAGCAACATTGTTTTTCCTTGATTTTTTGATTGAAGAACCGGAAAACGGTTGGCTGGTGGTTTCGCCTTCTGTTTCTCCCGAAAATACTCCGGCAGGCCACGGATCAAATATTGCAGCCGGAACCACCATGGATAATCAGCTGCTTTTCGACTTGTTTTCGATAACAGTTAAAGCCGCTGAGGTTTTAGAAACTGATACAGCTCTTGTGGAAAAAATTAAGACCACCATGCAGAAACTGCCACCCATGCAAATTGGAAAATGGGGGCAACTGCAGGAATGGATGTACGATTGGGATAATCCCAACGATCATCACCGACATGTATCGCATTTGTATGGACTTTACCCTTCCAACCAAATATCTCCTTATCATTCGCCCGAATTATTTGAGGCTGCACGTACGTCGTTGGTAGCCCGCGGAGACGAATCAACCGGTTGGTCGATGGGATGGAAAGTAAATCTTTGGGCACGTTTGCTCGATGGCGATCATGCCTACAAACTAATTACCGACCAGCTAAAACCTGTTGCGCGTAGCGGCCGAAGAATGAGCGGTGGTACTTACCCTAACCTGTTTGATGCGCATCCGCCTTTCCAGATTGACGGGAATTTTGGTTGCACAGCAGGAATTGCCGAAATGTTGATGCAAAGCCAGCACGGAGCCATTCAGCTTCTTCCGGCACTTCCATCAAAATGGAGTAAAGGATCAGTGAGTGGACTTGTGGCTCGCGGAGGTTTTGAAGTGGATATAAAGTGGGAAGGCGGCGAAGTACAAACTGCGGTTGTTCGATCGAAACTGGGTGGAATTTGTCGAATTCGTTCCTATGTTCCTTTAGCTGGTGACGGATTGAAGGAAGCTAGCGGCGAAAATCCAAATCCGTTTTATACCATTCCTAAAATAAAGGAGCCAAAAGTAAATACGGCAGAAGTGAAATTGCCGGAGTTGAAAAAAGTATATGAGTATGATTTGGAAACAATTGCCGGTCAGGAAACGCTTCTTATGAAATTATAGCATGCAAAAAACAATACATAACTTGAAATCGACAATGATTAAAATGGGAAGGACACGCTGTTTCTTCATCGCATTGTTGCTACTGTTGCCGGCGACCAAGATGTTCGGACAGCAGCAAGAAAAAAAACAAGGAGCCTATTATACCGGGGAGTATCGAAACTTTTTTGCCGAAGCCGGGTATGCTCAGAAAGATATTGATGAGAAATTGGAAAAAGCGTATCACGATCTGTTTGAAGGGCCCAATCGTATTTATTTCGAGGTTGAAGATTCGTTGGCTTACGTTTCGGATATTAAAAACAAAGATGCACGAACCGAAGGGCTTTCGTATGGTTTAATGGTGGCTGTTCAGTTTGATAAAAAGGAAGTATTTGATAAACTTTGGCGATGGACCAAAAAGTATATGCAGCATCAGTCAGGGGCCCTCGAAGGCTATTTTGCGTGGAGCGTTAACCCGGAAACCAACCGACAGAACTCGGGAGGTTCAGCTTCGGATGGCGAGCTGTATTTTGTAACGTCATTGTTGTTTGCATCCAACCTTTGGGGCAACGATACCGGAATTGACTATTACGCCGAAGCACGCCGTATTTTAGATGCCATGTGGGAAAAGGATGGCTCCAACAGAGTAAACCACATTATCAACGTCGAGCACAAGCAAATAAGTTTTGTTCCCGAAGGTGATGGCTACAACTGGACAGATCCATCGTATCATGTGCCGGCATTTATGGAAGTATGGGCCGATTTTGCCAACGATGGACACGAGCAGTTTTACCGCGATTGTGCTGATACTTCACGGGCTTTTCTGCACCGGGCCTGCCATCCTGAAACCGGATTGAATTACGATTATGCTAATTTTGATGGCTCGAAACACGATGCCCGCTGGATGCCACAGGCGTTTCGTTACGACTCGTGGCGGGTACCCATGAATATTACCATGGATTATATTTGGTTTGGTAAAGACAAAAACTGGCAGGAGGATTATGCCGCCCGGTTCCAGGGCTTTCTGCGATCGGAGGGAATTAACGACTTTGTCGATCAGTACAACCCCGATGGCACAAAACCGGAGTGGATACTTCAGGCAGGTGGTTTCAGAAAATTACGTCATTCGTTGGGATTAATATCTACTTCGGCAACACTTTCGATGGTTGACGATGTTGATCCTGAATTTGACTTTGTACATAAACTTTGGAACGCAAAACTGGAACCGTACGAAGATGGTTACTTTGACCCTTATTACGATGGTTTGCTGTACCTGTTTAGCTTAATGCACCTGAGTGGAAATTATCAGGCAATTTTACCCGGTCAGCACCCATAAATGTGGATGATTTAATTCGAACTGAAACAACAAAATAAATATCAAATGATTACAAAAATGAAATTAACAGTGGCCGTTTTGTTAGTGCTTACAACTAATGTACTTTTTGGCCAAACCAAAATTACCTTGTATGCTGATCAGGCTGAAACAAAAATCAATAAGGAAATATACGGGCATTTTGCTGAGCACCTGGGCCGGTGTATTTATGGCGGTATATTTGTTGGCGAAGACTCAGAAATTCCTAACACCCGTGGTTTTAGGGATGATGTTACCGGTGCGCTAATTGACATGAAAATACCTGTGTTACGTTGGCCGGGAGGTTGTTTTGCCGATACCTACAACTGGAGAGACGGAATTGGGCCACGTGAAGAACGCCCATCAATGGTAAATGTACATTGGGGTAATGTTACCGAAGACAACAGCTTTGGAACACACGAATTTCTCGATTTTTGTGATTTGATAAATGCCGAACCATACATAAATGTAAATGTTGGATCGGGAACCGTTCGCGAAGCTTCGGAATGGATTGAATACGTAACATCGTCGAACATTAGCCCGATGACCGATTTAAGAAAGAAAAACGGACGCGAAGAACCTTGGGAGGTTAAGTACTGGGGAATTGGAAACGAAAACTGGGGCTGTGGTGGTAATATGACTGCTGAGTATTATGCCGATGTTTACAAACACTTCGCTACCTATAGCCGTGGAGCTGATTATAAAATTGCTTGTGGTGCCAGCGATGTAGACTATGACTGGACCGAGGTTTTAATGAAAAAAATGCAGGATAAACGCAACCTTATGCAAGGATTATCATTGCACTATTATACCATTACACATAACTGGACAGTGAAAGGTTCGGCAACTGATTTTGATGAAAAAGAATGGTTTACCACACTCAGCAAAACCTTGTTTATGGATGAATTGATCCAAAAACACTCAACAATTATGGATAAATACGATCCGAAGAAACGTGTTGGGTTAATTGTTGATGAATGGGGAAACTGGTTTGATGTGGAGCCCGGAACCAATCCAGGATTTCTTTATCAGCAAAGTACCATGCGCGATGCATTGGTTGCCGGTATAAACCTCAATATTTTTAATAATCATGCCGATCGTGTTAAAATGTCGAACATTGCACAAACCATTAACGTGCTGCAATCGGTTATTTTAACCAAAGACGACGAAATGGTGTTAACACCAACGTACTATGTCTTCAAAATGTATAGTGTACACCAGGATGCGACATTAATACCTGCTAACCTTAAAACCGATAAGTACGAAATGGACGGGGAGTCGGTTCCGGCTGTAAATGCCTCAGCATCTACCAAAGATGGAGTTATTTCGATTACACTGTGTAATCTTAATCCTAACGAGAGCGAAAATGTTGAATTATCGCTGCCTGGAAGCGAAATATCAACCTCGAATGCACAGATTATTACTTCTAAGAGTATAAACGATTTTAATGATTTTGGTAAAAATGAAACCGTTAGCCTTAAGGAGTTTAACGTGCCAAAACCAAAAGACGGAAAACTTACTTTTGAGTTACCTGCAAAATCAGTTGTGCTTGTTCAGCTGAAATAAGAATACATAGTTTTATAGGATAGTTAAAAAGAGGGAGCGCTTGAGTTTCCTCTTTTTTATGTTTAAACATTAGCTGATTTATTGTGCATAAAAGATAGTAATCGCGCGTACCAATTTATAAAAACAGCTACTTTAAAAGCTTAATTTTATTATAGAATAATTTTTATTGCGGATTTTAAATCATTTATGTTGTAACTGAACCAAACGCCATGGAAATGAATTGCCTCTTAAAATCGGAAGGATTAGCCAATCAGGTTTTTGTTTATTCTTCTTAAATTTCTATATTCCCTCTCTTTAATAAAACTAAATCATGAATACCGGAAAATATTATTTTTTTCAGCTTGTTTTCATTTTCCTAACTTGTGTATCGGGTGTCAGCACAGCTAAGAATTCGCAACAGTTTTACAACCTGAACGAAGACTACGGTATTTCAATTCGCGAAACCAATCAGGTTTGTGAAGATAATGATGGTTTTATCTGGATTTCTTCAAAAGTTGGTATAGTGCGCTATTCCCGAGATGATATTAGAACCTACCAACTACCTTACGACACCGAAGACATTATCACTGTTCGGATGGAATACACCAATGGGAAATTATACGTATATACCAGTAACGGGCAGTTATTCATATACAACGATATTCAGGATCGGTTTGAGCTGATAACCAACCTCGCCAAACAAGTGGAAGATCCTCATGTAGTGGTGAATAAAATGCTGGTTGATTCTGCAGAAACAATCTGGGAAGCCAGTACTTCAGGATTATTGAGGTACAATAAAAATGAAGGTCTGAGTAGCTATTTCGATAACCAGAACATTCATTTTTTGGAGTGGTTAGATGATTATCGTTTTTTTTATGGAACGGAAAGACATATAGGGATTTTTAATATTAATACCCTAAGTTCTGAAGTGTATTACAGTTTGCCTGAAGACCTGAACATGTTTTTTTCATACATTGAGTTCGACCGAAAAGAAAATACCTTGTGGTTAGGAACATTAAGCGATGGTTTATATTGCCTGAGAAAAGGGAATGCCGGAGCTGAATTGACTGCTGTAGAAAATATTCCCAATCAACCGGTTCAGGCAATTTGTCCTATTTCTACATCAACGTTGCTGATTGGTGTTGACGGACAGGGTGTTTGGGAAATGGATAAGCGCACACAAGAAATACTAGCCGTTTATAAAGATGATGCGGATAATCCGAATTCCTTAAAGGGTAATGGGGTTTATGATATCTTTTGCGATCGGAATAACAGGGTATGGATTTGCACCTATAGTGGGGGCGTTTCCTTTTTTGATCAGGCAAGTAGTTCTGTTGTTACGAAGGTATCGCATATGGCCAATAACGTAAATTCGTTAATAAATAATGATGTCAACAGTATACTCGAAGACCGGAACGGGAATCTTTGGTTTGCCACCAATAATGGCGTAAGCTATTGGAATACAAAAACCAACAAGTGGAAATCATTCTACCATAATAAGGAACAGCACGCCCAGGTTTTTCTGGCGCTTTGCCAGGATTCGTTTGGAAGAATATGGGCCGGTTCTTATTCATCGGGTATTTATATTCTGGATGGAAATACCGGGAAAGAACTAAGGCATTTAAGCCATGAAAATACTCAGGGCGATTTTGCAGGCGATTTTGTGTTTAATATAATTGAAGATCAGCAGGGAGATATGTGGATTGGTGGAGTACGGGGAGATTTAATCCGTTACAATTACAACACCGACACCTATACCTCGTATGCGGATTATACGATTTACATTATTGCTGAATACGGACCTGATAAACTATTAATGGGAACAACGTACGGCTTGTTACTTTTTGATAAAAGTACAGGTAGTCATGAAGTACTCGTCGAAGGTTTTGTTGTTTCTGATCTGTATATCTCCGAAGATATGGTTTGGATTGGAACCAATGGTAATGGCGTAATCCGATACAATTTAACCAATAAATCAACACAATATTATACAATAGACAATGGACTCCCTAGTAATTTTGTAAATAGCATTGATTACGCAAATGGTTATTACTGGATAGGTACGGAGTTGGGCTTATGCCGGTTGAGTGAAGCTGACCAGACGATATTAACTTTTAACTCCTTGTTATACCTTAGCAATGTTTCTTTTAACCAGGATGCACATTGTATCTTAAAAAATGGCGATTTGGTTTTGGGCTCCAATAAAGGTGCTTTGATGTTCGATCCTAATGATTTGAAGCTTACCCCGGAAGAAGGCCGTATCTTTGTTCAGGATATTTCCGTTTCAGGACGATCAATACGCGATATTGAAGATCTGAAACCGGAAGTCCCTCTTAATGAACTAAAAGAAATTAGCCTCAAATATTTTCAAAACACAATAAGTTTAGAACTTATACCTCTTGGAGTTACTTCTCCCGGAGCGAAGTTCTCATGGAAGATTAGTGGTTTGGATCAGGAATGGAGCAAGCCGGTAGATAACCGGGTTTTATCATACTCAAATATTCCGTACGGAACCTATACTATTCAATTACGAATGGTCGATAACTCTATAACAGGTGTAATTGCCGAGCGTGAGATAAAAGTGAAAATCGTTCCTCCGTTCTGGAAAACAAGCTGGTTTATACTGCTGGTTATCTTCTTTGCTGCAGGTTTGGGTATTTTTGGTGTTTATTTTTACATCGACAGGTTAAAGAAAAAGCACTCGGAAGAGAAGATCAGGTTCTTTGCCAATACAGCACACGATATTCGTACTTCCTTAACCCTGGTTAACGGGCCAATTGAAGAACTGAATAAGGAGTCAGGATTAAGCGATAAAGGTTCAAATTATCTTCATCTGGCTACCGAACAGGTTCATCGCTTGTCAACGGTGGTAACTCAATTGCTCGATTTTCAGAAAGTAGATATCGGGAGGGAGAGAGTGGCCTATGACTTTGTTGATATTGTTAAAACAATAAAAGACCGGGTGATGATGTTTGAGGCATATGCCAAAAGCAGAGGTATTGATCTGGTTTTTAAGGCTAATTGCGTAAAATTCGAAACTTCTGTTGATGAACGAATGATGCAGAAAGTAATCGATAATCTTATTTCTAACGCCATAAAGTATTCAAATCCGGATTCACGTGTAAATATCGAGCTCCGATGTGCAGCAACAAAATGGACCCTTGAAGTTCAGGATCATGGAATCGGAATTACCAAAAAGGCTCAGAAAATGTTGTTCAGGGAATATTACCGTGGCGAAAATGCGATCAATTCAAAAATAGTTGGCTCGGGTATCGGTTTACTACTGGTGAAAAATTATGTCTCCTTACATGGCGGTAGAGTTACTTGTTACAGTCAGTCTGGTGTTGGATCCACCTTTTTAGTAACCATCCCGTTTATTGCCAAAGAAAATGTGGTAAGAAAAAAGGAAGCGGTTGCTCAATCGGTTGAAAAAGATGTTCTGAAATCATCAGTGATTAACCCTGTAACTGAAAAGCAGTTGGCTGATAAAAGAGGGAATAAAATGACTGTATTAATTGTTGAAGATCACGATTACCTGAGAGAATTTCTTCAATCGGCCATGCAGGACCTTTTTAATATTTACCTGGCAGAAGATGGAGAGGAGGCCTGGGAAATTGTACAAAAGCAAAGCCCTGATCTGATTGTTTCTGACATTATGATGCCGAAAATGGACGGCTTTGAATTGTGCGAAAAAGTGAAATCAAATTTCCTGACTGCGCATATCCCCGTTATTCTTTTAACGGCACTGGCCGGAAAAGCACAACAAATACGCGGACTAGGACTTGGAGCCGATGATTATTTGACTAAACCATTTGACGTTACTTTACTTCAGCAACGAATAAAATCAATTCTTAAAAACCGCGAAATTATCAGAAACAAGGCCATGAAAATGACCAGTGAAAGTAAAGAACCCGTTATTTTGGAAAATGAACTTAATGATAAGTTTCTAAAACGAATGATAGCGGTGGTGAATGATAATATTAGTAATCCTCAATTTTCTAAAAATGAATTTGCTGCCATAATGAATGTTAGTCCTTCGTTGCTCTATAAAAAAATAAAGTCATTAACCGACCAGTCACCAATCGAATTTATAAGGACCATAAGGCTAAACCATGCTTATGATTTATTATCTTCCCAAAAACACTCAATTACAGAAGTGAGTGAGTTATGTGGATTTAGCAGTGTAGGCTATTTTAGTACCGTCTTTAGAAAGCATTTCGGTAAATCTCCGACACGTGTCCTTGAATAACATTCCAATACTGATTTTTTCTGCCGTTTCCGTCCGATATTATGATAGCTATTTCTTTTAATTTTAGATATCTGTGTAACTAATCACTACAGAAACGATGGAATGGTATTTTTCTGTATGGTTCTTATGTGTTGTTATACAGGTGGTTATCCAACATAAGGACAAGAATGTCTCATTTTAAAAATCAAATGTCTAAAATTGAAAGCCCCAGCATGTAATGGATTCTATTTTTGAAAAAGTGAAGGTGTGAAAAATACCTTTGTGTTACGAATAGAACTATTTACCTAATTGGACAACTTTGATGAAACTAAACAATTTCGTTCAGATATCAATGATAACTCTTGTATTGGCCGGAGTTATTATATTTGATTCCTGTCAATCTATATCCGGTTCCGGTAGTCCAAAATTTGCAAACGATAGTATGGTTGCAAATTTTGATTATTTCACATACAAAGGCAACGATGATTTTTACAATGATAATCCACTTCCGGGTGAAGATTATTACTATAACCCAATTCTTCCGGGGTGGTACTCCGATCCAAGTGTATGTACCAACGGAAAGGATTATTTTCTGGTAACATCTACTTTTAGTTATTTTCCTGGTGTTCCAATTTTTCACAGTACCGACATGCTAAACTGGAAGCAGATTGGTAATGTGCTGAACCGCCCCGAACAATTACCCCTGGAAGGCCAGCGCGTAACACGTGGAATTTTTGCTCCTGCAATCAGCTATAATCCACATAACGAAACTTATTACATGATTACCACAAATATGCGTGGTGGTAATTTTTTGGTAAAGACACAAGATCCGTTTGGCGACTGGTCAGACCCGATTTGGTTACCCGAAGTACACGGTATCGATCCGTCGTTGTTTTTTGATGACAACGGCAAAGCCTATATCGTAAACAACGATGAGCCGGATGGAGGTTCGACCTACGAGGGACATCGTGCCATTCGCGGAATTGAGTATGATGTTGAAAACGACAAAACCATTGGCAAAAGTATAATGCTGGTGAATGGTGGAGTTGACCTATCGGAAAAACCAATATGGATTGAAGGACCACACATGTATAAATTCAATGGTAGCTATTACCTGATGTGTGCCGAAGGAGGAACTTCGGTTAATCACCGCGAAGTAATTTTTAAAAGCGATTCGCCATTTGGAAAATATACTCCATGGGATAAGAATCCGATACTAACACAAAAGCATCT
This genomic interval carries:
- a CDS encoding glycoside hydrolase family 95 protein, producing MKRFVFLIFIAFCACAQQQPEDETLLKLRYDKPAEQWVEALPVGNGRLGAMIYGNPENEIIQLNENTIWAGQPNRNDNPDAKTALKKVRQLIFDGKYKEAQDLVNRDFITKKSHGMPYQTAGNLKLSFEGHQNVSNYSRELNLETAVASSSYQVGEVNYKTEVFSSFPDQVIVAHISADKSGALNFSATLDRPSKVTVTTNENNELVMTGVTSSHEGVKGAVEFETRVKIINDGGEITADESELTVSDAKAATIIISMATNFNNYNDISGNANERANNYLLAAIQKTYKDLLKDHIADYQSYFNRVDLDLGETESVNKMTDVRVEEFATADDPQLVELYFQFGRYLLISSSRPGGQPANLQGIWNDQLMPPWDSKYTVNINAEMNYWPSEITNLSELNEPLVQMVKELSETGKKTAQDMYGANGWVLHHNTDIWRINGPIDGATWGMWLMGGAWLSQHLYDKYAFNGDTEYLKSVYPAIKGATLFFLDFLIEEPENGWLVVSPSVSPENTPAGHGSNIAAGTTMDNQLLFDLFSITVKAAEVLETDTALVEKIKTTMQKLPPMQIGKWGQLQEWMYDWDNPNDHHRHVSHLYGLYPSNQISPYHSPELFEAARTSLVARGDESTGWSMGWKVNLWARLLDGDHAYKLITDQLKPVARSGRRMSGGTYPNLFDAHPPFQIDGNFGCTAGIAEMLMQSQHGAIQLLPALPSKWSKGSVSGLVARGGFEVDIKWEGGEVQTAVVRSKLGGICRIRSYVPLAGDGLKEASGENPNPFYTIPKIKEPKVNTAEVKLPELKKVYEYDLETIAGQETLLMKL
- a CDS encoding glycosyl hydrolase family 8, which codes for MGRTRCFFIALLLLLPATKMFGQQQEKKQGAYYTGEYRNFFAEAGYAQKDIDEKLEKAYHDLFEGPNRIYFEVEDSLAYVSDIKNKDARTEGLSYGLMVAVQFDKKEVFDKLWRWTKKYMQHQSGALEGYFAWSVNPETNRQNSGGSASDGELYFVTSLLFASNLWGNDTGIDYYAEARRILDAMWEKDGSNRVNHIINVEHKQISFVPEGDGYNWTDPSYHVPAFMEVWADFANDGHEQFYRDCADTSRAFLHRACHPETGLNYDYANFDGSKHDARWMPQAFRYDSWRVPMNITMDYIWFGKDKNWQEDYAARFQGFLRSEGINDFVDQYNPDGTKPEWILQAGGFRKLRHSLGLISTSATLSMVDDVDPEFDFVHKLWNAKLEPYEDGYFDPYYDGLLYLFSLMHLSGNYQAILPGQHP
- a CDS encoding alpha-N-arabinofuranosidase codes for the protein MKLTVAVLLVLTTNVLFGQTKITLYADQAETKINKEIYGHFAEHLGRCIYGGIFVGEDSEIPNTRGFRDDVTGALIDMKIPVLRWPGGCFADTYNWRDGIGPREERPSMVNVHWGNVTEDNSFGTHEFLDFCDLINAEPYINVNVGSGTVREASEWIEYVTSSNISPMTDLRKKNGREEPWEVKYWGIGNENWGCGGNMTAEYYADVYKHFATYSRGADYKIACGASDVDYDWTEVLMKKMQDKRNLMQGLSLHYYTITHNWTVKGSATDFDEKEWFTTLSKTLFMDELIQKHSTIMDKYDPKKRVGLIVDEWGNWFDVEPGTNPGFLYQQSTMRDALVAGINLNIFNNHADRVKMSNIAQTINVLQSVILTKDDEMVLTPTYYVFKMYSVHQDATLIPANLKTDKYEMDGESVPAVNASASTKDGVISITLCNLNPNESENVELSLPGSEISTSNAQIITSKSINDFNDFGKNETVSLKEFNVPKPKDGKLTFELPAKSVVLVQLK
- a CDS encoding two-component regulator propeller domain-containing protein, which produces MNTGKYYFFQLVFIFLTCVSGVSTAKNSQQFYNLNEDYGISIRETNQVCEDNDGFIWISSKVGIVRYSRDDIRTYQLPYDTEDIITVRMEYTNGKLYVYTSNGQLFIYNDIQDRFELITNLAKQVEDPHVVVNKMLVDSAETIWEASTSGLLRYNKNEGLSSYFDNQNIHFLEWLDDYRFFYGTERHIGIFNINTLSSEVYYSLPEDLNMFFSYIEFDRKENTLWLGTLSDGLYCLRKGNAGAELTAVENIPNQPVQAICPISTSTLLIGVDGQGVWEMDKRTQEILAVYKDDADNPNSLKGNGVYDIFCDRNNRVWICTYSGGVSFFDQASSSVVTKVSHMANNVNSLINNDVNSILEDRNGNLWFATNNGVSYWNTKTNKWKSFYHNKEQHAQVFLALCQDSFGRIWAGSYSSGIYILDGNTGKELRHLSHENTQGDFAGDFVFNIIEDQQGDMWIGGVRGDLIRYNYNTDTYTSYADYTIYIIAEYGPDKLLMGTTYGLLLFDKSTGSHEVLVEGFVVSDLYISEDMVWIGTNGNGVIRYNLTNKSTQYYTIDNGLPSNFVNSIDYANGYYWIGTELGLCRLSEADQTILTFNSLLYLSNVSFNQDAHCILKNGDLVLGSNKGALMFDPNDLKLTPEEGRIFVQDISVSGRSIRDIEDLKPEVPLNELKEISLKYFQNTISLELIPLGVTSPGAKFSWKISGLDQEWSKPVDNRVLSYSNIPYGTYTIQLRMVDNSITGVIAEREIKVKIVPPFWKTSWFILLVIFFAAGLGIFGVYFYIDRLKKKHSEEKIRFFANTAHDIRTSLTLVNGPIEELNKESGLSDKGSNYLHLATEQVHRLSTVVTQLLDFQKVDIGRERVAYDFVDIVKTIKDRVMMFEAYAKSRGIDLVFKANCVKFETSVDERMMQKVIDNLISNAIKYSNPDSRVNIELRCAATKWTLEVQDHGIGITKKAQKMLFREYYRGENAINSKIVGSGIGLLLVKNYVSLHGGRVTCYSQSGVGSTFLVTIPFIAKENVVRKKEAVAQSVEKDVLKSSVINPVTEKQLADKRGNKMTVLIVEDHDYLREFLQSAMQDLFNIYLAEDGEEAWEIVQKQSPDLIVSDIMMPKMDGFELCEKVKSNFLTAHIPVILLTALAGKAQQIRGLGLGADDYLTKPFDVTLLQQRIKSILKNREIIRNKAMKMTSESKEPVILENELNDKFLKRMIAVVNDNISNPQFSKNEFAAIMNVSPSLLYKKIKSLTDQSPIEFIRTIRLNHAYDLLSSQKHSITEVSELCGFSSVGYFSTVFRKHFGKSPTRVLE